A genomic stretch from Candidatus Hydrogenedens sp. includes:
- a CDS encoding response regulator: protein MDDDLTQLRLMEGLLKKIGFSVFAFQSPVQALKNVTRDNPPDLVITDIYMPEINGWELCRCLRSDVMPYTKDVPILIISSIFLGEGILKTAQEAGADDFIEMPIDPEKLVLTIQRVLESRKREKIVNRILWVADSEENNLSVPGSNYCLKQVSSIKQAIKSINEKKYDLVIISHKLYEDPTLLIKKIYEISDQTIIIAVVSEKTTRDFIYWLEKGISAIIKEPAPIEHIINLYEKIKLEKTLIQTRELLEQKVRESLGEELKWATILDAIPSGVFVKDENLKYIRVNKSYAVFFNQNHKEFANFDDKELFDEPSADEFISICKQALNGNIYQNSDLALYISGEEKIFNAFIAPLRDAEGRTKGVYGAFQDVTEIRKLQQNYKNLFESMQEAFAEHEFVYDEHGMPVDYRFLIANEAFQKMTGLKVKDIIGKTVKEVLPNIEPFWVLTYAQVVVTGNSITFEMFSDSLNRHYLVHAFKTGEHRFACIFTDITEKKRFEEEIRRLNREWQLTYDNINSIIWFLNKNFEITKTNNAVIKLLKLTPDEVLGKKCWEIVHGTHEAPSFCPVIRLLKTKKRETLEFQRDDRWYEVVVDPVFGDNNQLTGFIHILSDITERKRMENEKEELQKRLIQSQKLDTIGKLAGGVAHDFNNMLSVIMGNIDLSILKLETGEPVKENLEEVRKAVERVSELTKKILAFGQKQDMNPKVLDLNNEISTHIKLLKRVIPERIEIKWIPCEDLWNVYLDPAHLDMILLNLCVNARDAIPNEGKITIEVANKKIDMSVAKRYPNAIPGEYVMLRVSDTGTGIAPEIMDKIFEPYFTTKKPGEGTGLGLATLYGTVRQNNGFVTVESSLGKGSTFTIYLPRYKEGKDKEKENSNNWDYKLDVIPEEKRGAVLIIEDEKSVLEILNQIVYRMGFEPILTNGPIEALEQAQQNKSKIKLLISDIVLPVMNGFDLSKKIEEIIPSIKKIFITGYSEELKIKPSQEVHLVKKPFSVQILTQKIKEVLEL from the coding sequence ATTGATGATGACCTGACACAGTTAAGACTGATGGAAGGATTGCTAAAAAAGATAGGATTTTCTGTTTTTGCCTTTCAATCGCCTGTTCAAGCATTAAAGAATGTTACTCGGGACAATCCTCCCGACCTGGTCATTACAGATATTTATATGCCCGAAATCAATGGTTGGGAACTGTGTCGTTGCCTTCGTTCGGATGTAATGCCATATACAAAAGATGTTCCTATTTTGATTATTTCTTCTATATTTTTGGGGGAAGGAATACTGAAAACGGCTCAAGAAGCAGGTGCCGATGATTTTATTGAAATGCCTATTGACCCTGAAAAGTTAGTGCTTACAATTCAAAGAGTGCTTGAGTCCAGAAAAAGAGAAAAGATAGTCAATCGGATTTTGTGGGTTGCTGATTCTGAAGAAAATAACCTTTCTGTTCCAGGCAGTAACTATTGTTTAAAACAGGTTAGTTCAATTAAACAAGCCATAAAATCAATTAATGAAAAAAAATATGACCTGGTTATTATTTCTCACAAGTTATATGAAGACCCTACTTTGTTGATAAAAAAGATATATGAAATATCGGATCAAACGATAATCATTGCAGTAGTTTCAGAAAAAACAACAAGAGATTTTATTTATTGGTTAGAAAAGGGTATTTCGGCAATTATAAAAGAGCCAGCACCTATTGAGCATATTATCAACCTTTACGAGAAAATTAAATTAGAAAAAACTTTAATCCAAACGAGGGAACTATTAGAACAAAAAGTTAGAGAATCTCTTGGTGAAGAATTGAAGTGGGCAACCATTCTGGATGCCATTCCCTCCGGTGTTTTTGTAAAAGATGAAAATTTGAAATATATTCGTGTGAACAAGTCCTATGCAGTTTTTTTCAACCAAAACCATAAAGAATTTGCTAACTTTGATGATAAAGAACTCTTTGATGAGCCTTCTGCCGATGAATTTATTTCTATATGTAAACAGGCTCTCAATGGGAATATATATCAAAATTCGGATTTAGCCCTTTATATTTCTGGAGAAGAGAAAATCTTTAATGCTTTTATTGCTCCATTACGAGATGCAGAAGGTAGAACTAAAGGAGTTTATGGAGCATTCCAAGATGTTACAGAAATACGGAAATTACAGCAAAATTATAAAAACTTATTTGAGTCCATGCAGGAAGCGTTTGCCGAACATGAGTTTGTATATGATGAACATGGAATGCCTGTAGATTATCGGTTTCTTATTGCAAATGAAGCATTTCAAAAAATGACGGGATTGAAAGTTAAGGATATTATTGGTAAAACCGTTAAAGAGGTTTTGCCAAATATTGAGCCTTTCTGGGTATTAACCTATGCACAGGTAGTGGTTACAGGGAATTCCATAACATTTGAGATGTTTTCAGATTCATTAAACCGCCATTATCTTGTTCATGCGTTTAAGACAGGGGAACATCGTTTTGCATGTATCTTTACAGACATAACGGAAAAGAAGAGATTTGAAGAAGAAATTAGAAGATTAAATCGGGAATGGCAACTCACTTATGATAATATCAATAGTATTATCTGGTTTTTAAATAAGAATTTTGAGATAACAAAAACAAATAATGCAGTTATTAAACTACTCAAATTAACTCCGGATGAAGTTCTTGGTAAAAAATGTTGGGAAATTGTTCATGGGACACACGAAGCCCCTTCTTTTTGTCCTGTAATTCGCTTGTTAAAAACAAAGAAAAGAGAAACATTAGAATTCCAGAGAGATGACCGTTGGTATGAAGTTGTTGTTGACCCTGTTTTTGGTGATAATAATCAATTGACTGGGTTTATTCATATTTTGTCTGATATAACCGAACGGAAGAGAATGGAAAATGAGAAAGAAGAATTACAAAAACGATTGATTCAGTCTCAGAAGTTGGATACTATCGGGAAATTAGCAGGTGGTGTTGCACATGATTTTAATAATATGTTAAGTGTGATTATGGGCAATATAGATTTGTCCATACTTAAATTGGAAACAGGGGAACCCGTAAAGGAGAATTTAGAAGAAGTCCGTAAAGCAGTAGAACGGGTTTCTGAATTGACCAAGAAGATACTTGCTTTTGGACAAAAGCAGGATATGAATCCCAAGGTTTTAGATTTAAATAATGAAATCTCTACGCATATTAAATTGTTAAAAAGGGTTATTCCCGAAAGAATAGAGATTAAATGGATACCCTGTGAAGATTTGTGGAATGTTTATTTAGACCCTGCTCATCTGGATATGATATTGCTTAATCTTTGTGTGAATGCACGCGATGCCATACCTAATGAAGGGAAAATTACAATTGAAGTGGCTAACAAAAAAATAGATATGTCCGTTGCAAAAAGATACCCAAATGCTATTCCGGGAGAATATGTTATGCTTCGTGTCTCTGATACAGGGACGGGGATTGCACCTGAAATTATGGATAAAATATTTGAACCTTATTTTACTACGAAGAAACCGGGAGAAGGCACAGGTTTAGGTTTGGCAACTCTCTATGGAACCGTTAGACAAAATAATGGATTTGTTACCGTAGAAAGTAGTTTAGGGAAGGGAAGCACCTTTACTATATATCTTCCAAGATATAAAGAGGGAAAAGACAAAGAGAAAGAGAATTCTAATAATTGGGACTATAAACTTGATGTAATACCGGAAGAAAAAAGAGGGGCGGTACTCATTATAGAAGATGAAAAAAGTGTGTTAGAGATATTAAATCAGATTGTTTATCGAATGGGTTTTGAACCTATTTTAACAAATGGCCCGATAGAGGCTCTGGAACAAGCCCAACAAAATAAGAGCAAGATAAAATTACTCATTTCTGATATTGTTTTACCTGTGATGAACGGTTTCGATTTATCTAAAAAGATAGAAGAAATTATTCCATCTATAAAGAAGATTTTTATCACCGGTTATTCGGAAGAACTTAAAATTAAACCTTCACAAGAAGTGCATCTGGTCAAAAAACCTTTCTCCGTTCAGATATTAACACAAAAAATAAAAGAGGTATTGGAACTGTAA
- a CDS encoding arsenate reductase ArsC → MSERKKKKILFLCTGNSCRSQMAEGWTRYLWNDSIEPFSAGVEKHGLNPYAVQVMGEVGVDISHHYSKTVAELPSRDFDLVVTVCDNARERCPLFTGKTKIIHVGFEDPPYLAQFAKTEEEKLNIYRRVRDKIKKFVEEINSYLMG, encoded by the coding sequence ATGTCTGAAAGAAAAAAGAAGAAGATATTATTTTTATGCACTGGAAATTCCTGCCGAAGTCAGATGGCAGAAGGCTGGACACGATATCTCTGGAATGATAGTATTGAGCCTTTTTCGGCTGGTGTAGAAAAGCATGGGTTAAATCCCTATGCAGTCCAAGTTATGGGGGAAGTGGGTGTTGATATATCTCATCATTATTCAAAAACGGTTGCTGAACTACCTTCCCGTGATTTTGACCTTGTCGTCACTGTTTGTGATAATGCCCGAGAACGGTGTCCCCTTTTCACGGGAAAAACAAAAATTATCCATGTGGGATTTGAGGACCCACCATATCTTGCTCAATTTGCAAAGACAGAAGAGGAAAAACTCAATATTTATCGTCGTGTTCGTGATAAAATAAAGAAATTTGTTGAGGAAATTAATAGTTATCTGATGGGATAA
- a CDS encoding diguanylate cyclase produces MTEVKDKIRILIAEDDLVSRLMLVSAIQKWGYEPIAVDNGKDALEILAGAYPPLLTILDWVMPEMDGIDVVRTVRKNYGNTLTYIIMLTTKTEKEEVIEGLEAGADDYIRKSFDVDELWARIRVGLRTAQLQKDLIEMQKVLEYEAVHDTLTGCLNRRGILERLKEELERSERTGEPLCVAMCDLDHFKKINDTYGHQTGDDVLKGFVQIVRSQLRQYDQIGRLGGEEFLIIIPNIMESYAQNTLERLNKIVYDTEIITCTEKIKITVSIGGIIVKEKANIDNIIKLVDEALYTAKEKGRNQVCFYGVK; encoded by the coding sequence ATGACTGAAGTAAAAGATAAAATACGGATACTAATTGCAGAGGACGATTTGGTATCTCGTCTTATGTTGGTTTCCGCTATACAGAAATGGGGATATGAACCTATTGCGGTGGATAATGGCAAAGATGCTCTGGAAATATTAGCCGGGGCATATCCTCCCTTGCTCACAATATTGGATTGGGTTATGCCTGAAATGGACGGTATTGATGTGGTTCGAACTGTTCGCAAGAATTATGGCAATACCCTTACTTATATTATTATGCTAACAACCAAAACAGAGAAGGAGGAAGTTATAGAGGGATTAGAAGCGGGGGCGGATGATTATATTCGTAAGTCTTTTGATGTAGATGAACTTTGGGCTCGGATTCGTGTCGGGTTGCGAACTGCTCAACTACAGAAGGATTTGATAGAAATGCAGAAAGTGCTTGAATACGAAGCAGTTCATGATACGCTAACAGGTTGTTTGAATAGGAGAGGAATTCTGGAACGGTTAAAAGAAGAATTGGAACGTTCCGAAAGAACCGGAGAACCGCTGTGTGTCGCCATGTGCGATTTAGACCATTTCAAAAAGATTAATGATACTTACGGACATCAAACGGGGGATGATGTATTGAAAGGTTTTGTTCAAATTGTTCGCTCCCAATTGAGACAGTATGACCAGATAGGTAGATTGGGAGGAGAAGAATTTTTGATTATTATTCCCAATATTATGGAATCTTATGCTCAAAATACATTAGAACGACTAAATAAAATTGTGTATGATACAGAGATTATTACATGCACAGAAAAAATTAAAATTACGGTAAGCATTGGTGGTATAATAGTCAAGGAAAAGGCGAATATTGATAATATAATTAAACTGGTGGACGAAGCATTGTATACGGCAAAAGAAAAAGGAAGGAATCAAGTTTGCTTTTATGGAGTAAAATAA